The stretch of DNA CTATTGTTGATGACTGGTTGTAATATGTCTGAATCTTATCTTCATTGATGGATTTAACTCCTTTGCGTGATGTTGAAACACTTGATTcgtcattttcatcatcagcaTCAGTTTTGTCTCCCTCTTGGTCATCATCAGTATGACTGTTCTGGTTGTGCccttcatcttcatcttcgtCTTCACTATCACTCATTTCTACCAACACATTGTATGCTTCCTTTTCTTCGTTCAAGTTCCCATCAATATACCCATTATCCAAACAAACAACCATGGCCGAtccaaataaattatcCAAATTCCACGGTCTGTGTCCATCTACAACATagatttttcttgtcaaGGCAAAATTGTCAGTTTTCACTGCATCTAGTTCTAATTCAGTGTCGTTATCTATTGTGTGGCCATTGGTAGTAGAATTATCACCTAAAAACTCTTCTGGATTGACATCGAAAAATCCTTCTAAATCCAACATGGCACCACATCCAATTAGTATTATATTTGTGACCTCACTATCCAACTTATCATAATGCAATTTTAAATCCGAGTATCCTGTTGTaggaattaattgatattggattaattcttttcttaaaAGTAAACTCAAAATTTTGGCAGCACATAATGCATCCACATCTAAGCAAGAAACAAATATAACAAGTTTACAGGTGGAGTGAGATAATGATGAGCGTTTTATATCTTGGAACGTCTTTGCATATTGGTTCGGGGTTATATACATTGTGTTTACTAGTGGTGGGTGGTGGTGAACGTtgaatgttgttgtttgttgtaaaatttcaaattattctCATGATGACGCgagttgaaaaagaaaaaaaaatagaaaaaaaaaaagacaaagcAGAAAACTAGAATTGGCAGTAAGGAATAATACTAATAGAATGGCATAAATAGATTTGTCTAAAGATAATGGAAAGTATTGTTGGGGATAGCAACATACTTGAATCTATGTTCGATATGCTATTTTGCTTTCTTTCCTTGTTCTGGGAACAATAAAGACATAGagttaaatttttttttccctcgCCACGCGTCGGGCTTGATCTCGGACCcatcaagaaaaatgaGCTGGTCGCACACGTCCAAGAATCAACACCCGCCATAgcaccaataataattattaacCCTTTTACAAAGAGCAGATAGAAATCGACAACCTTTAATTCGTATCTGGTTACATTTTTAGAAAGCCGCAACAACTCCTGATTGTCACACCTTTAAATAAACGGATATGGGGTATAATTAGCAAACTAAAACATACCAGATCGGAAATGATCGTTACGATAatctctcttttttcttggtggtgGAGGGTGGTGAATGATCCCCCACGTTACACCTATATAAGGATCCCCCACATCAGAAAACGTTAAAATCTGGGGGATCCTTGTATTTTAGATCACAAAAGATTTCAGTTTAATCGAATGATTCCATTAACCATTACTCCACATTATTTGCAAATTAGCGAGAACATCATTCATTTATGTGAGCAGCAGAGAGAATTCACACCCGAAACTTTGGAtgcaatttattatttttccGAGCGTGTCAGAACCAAGATGTTCCGAGATCTAGCCGTCCAGATCTTGGTATCATCGATCACTCACACCAACAAATCACCTTAATTGGTGTGCTGATAGAAAATCAGCTTATAAACAGCTTCTTCACAATAATGATTACCTTCTCAAGTACGTGTGACCCCATATACCTCTCCTCCTCCCCTGATTCAATCTTGTGCTATAATTGTTAACAGAAAAGTAGAGCAGAGCAGAGATCCCCCAAAAAATTTGGGGTTCTGTGGGGGATCCCCCCAACAGACCAAGTcagccaaaaaaaaaacaaaaactacCAACTAAATTTCCCCAAAGCAAGTATTATAACCAAATTGCAAATACTCCTTTCGAAAGAGAACGTGCAAGCTAAACGGGTTAGAGTTATCAACCTTTCAAGAGATGGGGCTTTGTTTTACAATATatgtttgaaatttgtaGATTAGAGTTTATCCAATCAACTTCTAGCCAGCCTAGTGTCACAACCTAACCAGAACGGATTACATATGTATATGGGGTTGAAATTGCACAAACAAAGCCAACCACAGCAAAGTTAAACACTGAAACAAtggaaacaaaaaatttattcaaaaccATACTAAACATTTACTTAATTTAATAACACAAACACCCCgaaattcatttaaactaaaaaaagaaaaaaaaaaataggaaAATCTTTTAATCTTCTTCGCTTTCTCCTCTGTATCCCCCAATAAAGCTATAACCTCTGGTTCAAAAGTATAAATAGAGTCTTCGCTGCCCCCCAATCCTGGGTTGTTTGATCTGTTccattctttttcatccattcattcaaacaaaacaatctAGTCAGTTCAAAGcacatcatcaatatcattatgTCTGACGAGAAAACAACTGCAACATACGAGTCACATACCAAACAGGATTCTATGTCATCAACAAGCTCCCAGTCTATTGAACAAATATCATCACCAACCAAATCagaaccaaaaaagaaatcatggtttaaaatgaaaaacttGTTTGAAAAGGTGGAAGATAGACCAACTCCACCACAGGTTTATAATTATAGAATTTATATGACTGCTATTATGGCATCTGCTGCTGCCATTATCATCGGGTATGATGGTGGGTTTATCGGTGGTACTGTTGCCTTAGATTCTTTTAAAAACGAGTTTGGTCTTGACAAGTCAGCTCATTCtagttttattatttccaaTGTCATCTCGGTTTTCCATGCTGGTTGTTTCTTTGGGGCCTTGTTCTCTTATCCATTTTCATTCTATCTTGGTAGACGTATTCCATTAATCTTTGCTGCATTTTTAATTACTGCTGGGTCTGGTATCATGTTGGCTGCAAACTCAAGTGTCGGGTTGGGCCCCATCTATGCTGGTAGAGTCATGGCAGGTGTGGCAGTTGGGTTTTCCACTAACTTGACAGTGGTGTATATATCGGAAATTGCCCCGCCAGCAATCAGAGGTCAATTAACCAGTAGTTACGAGATTGGTTGGAGAGTTGGTGATCTTGTTGGGTTTTGGATCAACTATGGGGTTGACTCGCATATTCCTGAAGGTAAAAGACAATGGTACATACCGTTTGctattcaattaattcctAGTGGGTTGTTTTTACTTGGGAGTATCTTCATGAAGGAATCTCCTAGATGGTTAATGCAAGTTGGTAGATATGACGAAGCCATCAAGAACTTGACTTGGTTCAGACAATTACCAGAGGACGATGAATATATTGTTTACGAAGTCAATCAAGTCAAAGAATCCATTGAAGaacaaaaacagaaaatCGGGCTTGGAATCATGGATCCATTTTATGAAGtgtttttcaacaataaactAGTCTTGCGTCGTTTGTTAATCACCATGACCATCTATGTTGTTTGTAACTTTTTGGGTATTCAATCTATCAATTACTATTCTCCAATTCTTTTCCAAGGTTTAGGTGTTAAGGGAACCAATGcttcattattttcaacGGGTATGTTTGGTGTTGTCAAGTTTATTTGTACATTCATTTacattttgtttattgtcGACACAgttggaagaagaaaggCATTTATGGCTTCGTCTACTGTTTGTTCACTTTGTTTTTGGTACATTGGTGCATACTTGAAATTGAACGATCCTACAAAACCAGGTGTTCTGGCCGGTCCAGGAGGCAAAGCTGCCATTGCTATGATGTATATTTGGATTGCTTCATTTATCTTAGCCTGGTCAGGAGGTCCATTTGTTGTTGGCAGTGAAGTGTTTGATCAAAATATCAGATCTTTTGTTCAAGCTATAAATGCCGCTATGTCATGGGTGCCGATCTTTATCATGTCAAGATTCACAACCAACATGATTCGTGCCATGGATTATGgtatttatttctttttcgcTGCTTTGGCAGTGGCCACCATCccatttcttttcttctgcTTGCCAGAAACAAAAGGTATTGCCTTGGAAGATATGGATAGATTATTTAGTCCAGAATTACCTGCCTGGAGAGCACATGATATTCTTATGAAACGTGTGCAACACGAAACTGAAGAAGTTTTCCATGAAAACCACAAACACGGTTTATTTGAAGCTGTTGATAATAAACCAGTTTCAGAAAACGTTGAGGACATTTTGGTCAACAAAGAGGAAAAATAGAGTTGCCAAAAAAAGCATGTTTAAGTAGTTAGtcattttttgtattttaaTAATGTTTACGAATTCTTTTGTTATTGTATATGACCTATTATTGATATGAGTCAGAGTTTCTACTAATATTGCAGGTGGGGGGAAAGGGGGGCTACTTTGGCCGTGTATGTGAA from Candida albicans SC5314 chromosome R, complete sequence encodes:
- the HGT14 gene encoding Hgt14p (Putative MFS glucose transporter; 20 member C. albicans glucose transporter family; 12 probable membrane-spanning segments; expressed in rich medium with 2% glucose; rat catheter and flow model biofilm induced), whose translation is MSDEKTTATYESHTKQDSMSSTSSQSIEQISSPTKSEPKKKSWFKMKNLFEKVEDRPTPPQVYNYRIYMTAIMASAAAIIIGYDGGFIGGTVALDSFKNEFGLDKSAHSSFIISNVISVFHAGCFFGALFSYPFSFYLGRRIPLIFAAFLITAGSGIMLAANSSVGLGPIYAGRVMAGVAVGFSTNLTVVYISEIAPPAIRGQLTSSYEIGWRVGDLVGFWINYGVDSHIPEGKRQWYIPFAIQLIPSGLFLLGSIFMKESPRWLMQVGRYDEAIKNLTWFRQLPEDDEYIVYEVNQVKESIEEQKQKIGLGIMDPFYEVFFNNKLVLRRLLITMTIYVVCNFLGIQSINYYSPILFQGLGVKGTNASLFSTGMFGVVKFICTFIYILFIVDTVGRRKAFMASSTVCSLCFWYIGAYLKLNDPTKPGVSAGPGGKAAIAMMYIWIASFILAWSGGPFVVGSEVFDQNIRSFVQAINAAMSWVPIFIMSRFTTNMIRAMDYGIYFFFAALAVATIPFLFFCLPETKGIALEDMDRLFSPELPAWRAHDILMKRVQHETEEVFHENHKHGLFEAVDNKPVSENVEDILVNKEEK